A region from the Agrobacterium cucumeris genome encodes:
- a CDS encoding asparaginase: MNNSVTVEVTRGSLVESRHQGLAVVVDGDGGIVFSAGDVERGIFPRSACKAMQALPLVESGAADAYGFGDRELALACSSHSGEDAHVELAAAMLAKAGRDVDTLECGAHWSSDQKTIIHQARTLEKPTALHNNCSGKHSGFICACCHTGTDPKGYVGYDHPLQKQIRATMASLTGAALGDDNCGVDGCSIPTYAVPLTGLAHGFARMATGRGLEAGRAKASHRLIEACMAEPFYVAGTGRACTRLMQIAPGKIFAKTGAEGVFVAALPEKGIAMAVKCEDGTTRAAEAMVSALLARYFDEGSAEQQALTGMANRQMRNWNGIHVGDIRVVGL; the protein is encoded by the coding sequence ATGAACAATTCCGTTACCGTCGAAGTCACCAGGGGCAGCCTCGTCGAAAGCCGCCATCAGGGTCTTGCCGTGGTGGTGGATGGTGATGGCGGCATTGTGTTTTCCGCAGGTGATGTAGAGCGCGGCATCTTCCCGCGTTCCGCCTGCAAGGCCATGCAGGCGCTGCCGCTGGTGGAAAGCGGGGCGGCGGATGCCTATGGTTTCGGCGATCGTGAACTGGCGCTTGCCTGCTCCTCCCATTCCGGCGAGGACGCGCATGTGGAACTTGCCGCCGCCATGCTTGCGAAGGCCGGCAGGGATGTCGATACGCTGGAATGCGGTGCGCACTGGTCATCCGACCAGAAAACCATCATCCATCAGGCCCGCACGCTGGAAAAACCGACGGCGCTACACAATAATTGCTCCGGCAAACACTCCGGCTTCATCTGCGCCTGCTGCCACACGGGTACCGACCCCAAGGGCTATGTCGGTTATGATCACCCGCTGCAGAAGCAAATCCGCGCCACGATGGCGAGCCTGACGGGCGCGGCGCTCGGCGATGATAATTGCGGCGTCGATGGTTGCTCCATCCCCACCTATGCGGTGCCGCTCACGGGGCTGGCGCATGGTTTCGCCAGGATGGCGACGGGCAGGGGGCTGGAAGCGGGTCGCGCCAAAGCCTCGCATCGTCTCATCGAGGCCTGCATGGCGGAACCGTTTTACGTGGCAGGCACTGGCCGCGCCTGCACCAGGCTGATGCAGATCGCACCGGGCAAGATTTTCGCCAAGACCGGCGCTGAAGGTGTCTTCGTGGCGGCCCTGCCGGAAAAGGGCATAGCCATGGCGGTGAAATGCGAGGACGGCACGACGCGCGCGGCCGAAGCCATGGTCTCGGCACTGCTCGCCCGCTATTTTGATGAGGGCAGCGCCGAGCAGCAGGCTCTGACAGGCATGGCCAACCGGCAGATGCGCAATTGGAATGGCATCCATGTCGGTGATATCAGAGTCGTCGGGCTATAA
- a CDS encoding glutathione S-transferase family protein, with the protein MLTIYGVYRSRATRTLWLAGELGIEFKHVPVIQARRLADPLATDAPLNTLSPAFLAVNPMGTIPCIEDDGMVLYESMAINLYLVRKYGGPLAPVDLKEDAAMLQWSFFAATEIETNSLKISSAIAEGLSESDSGKAVIDVAARLLKRPFRVLEQHLVQHDYLVGDRFTVADLNAAEIVRYAQGHQPLFDAHPAVKAWLTRCQARTAFKTMWDTRAAEAA; encoded by the coding sequence ATGTTGACGATTTACGGTGTCTACCGGTCCCGCGCCACGCGCACACTTTGGCTGGCAGGCGAACTCGGCATAGAATTCAAGCATGTGCCTGTCATACAGGCCCGCCGTCTTGCCGATCCGCTCGCCACTGACGCGCCGCTCAACACGCTGTCGCCCGCGTTTCTCGCCGTCAATCCGATGGGCACCATTCCCTGCATCGAGGATGACGGCATGGTGCTTTACGAATCCATGGCCATCAATCTCTATCTGGTGCGCAAATATGGCGGGCCGCTCGCCCCGGTCGATCTGAAGGAAGATGCGGCGATGCTGCAATGGTCTTTCTTTGCCGCAACCGAAATCGAGACCAATTCGCTGAAAATTTCCTCCGCCATCGCCGAAGGCCTGTCGGAGAGCGACAGCGGCAAAGCGGTGATCGATGTTGCCGCACGGCTGCTGAAGCGCCCGTTCCGGGTGCTGGAGCAGCATCTTGTCCAACATGACTATCTGGTGGGGGATCGTTTCACCGTCGCCGATCTCAATGCGGCGGAAATCGTTCGTTATGCGCAGGGTCACCAGCCGCTGTTTGATGCCCATCCGGCGGTAAAGGCCTGGCTCACCCGCTGCCAGGCGCGCACGGCATTCAAGACCATGTGGGATACGCGCGCGGCCGAGGCGGCTTGA
- the betA gene encoding choline dehydrogenase yields MQADYIIVGSGSAGSAIAYRLSEDGRYSVIVIEAGGSDFGPFIQMPAALAWPMSMKRYNWGYHSEPEPNLNNRRITAPRGKVIGGSSSINGLVYVRGHAEDFNRWEELGAQGWAYADVLPYFKRMEHSHGGEEGWRGTDGPLHVQRGPVNNPLFHAFIQAGAQAGFELTDDYNGSKQEGFGLMEQTIHNGRRWSAANAYLRPALKRGNVTLVGGFARKIVIDNGRAVGVEIERKGVVETIKANREVIVSASSFNSPKLLMLSGIGPAAHLKDMGIEVKADRPGVGANLQDHMEFYFQQVSTKPVSLYSWLPWFWQGVAGAQWLLSKGGLGASNQFEACAFLRSAPGLKQPDIQYHFLPVAISYDGKAAAKSHGFQVHVGYNLSKSRGNVTLRSADPKDDPVIRFNYMSHPEDWEKFRHCVRLTREIFSQKAFDDFRGPEIQPGEKVASDDEIDAFLREHLESAYHPCGTCRMGDRDDPMAVVDPECRVIGVEGLRVADSSIFPHVTYGNLNGPSIMTGEKAADHILGKTPLPRSNQEPWANPRAAVSDR; encoded by the coding sequence ATGCAAGCAGATTACATCATCGTCGGCTCCGGCTCCGCAGGTTCCGCCATCGCCTATCGCTTGTCGGAGGACGGTCGTTATTCCGTCATCGTCATCGAGGCCGGGGGGTCGGATTTCGGCCCCTTCATCCAGATGCCGGCCGCACTCGCCTGGCCGATGAGCATGAAGCGTTACAATTGGGGTTACCACTCCGAACCCGAACCGAACCTCAACAACCGCCGCATCACCGCACCCCGCGGCAAGGTCATCGGCGGCTCGTCCTCCATCAACGGTCTCGTCTACGTGCGCGGCCATGCCGAGGATTTCAACCGCTGGGAAGAACTCGGCGCGCAGGGATGGGCCTATGCGGATGTGCTGCCCTATTTCAAGCGCATGGAACACAGCCATGGCGGCGAAGAAGGCTGGCGCGGCACGGATGGGCCGCTGCATGTGCAGCGCGGCCCGGTGAATAATCCGCTGTTCCACGCCTTCATTCAGGCCGGCGCGCAGGCCGGCTTCGAGCTGACCGACGACTATAACGGCTCCAAGCAGGAAGGTTTCGGCCTGATGGAGCAGACCATCCACAACGGCCGTCGCTGGTCCGCCGCCAATGCTTATCTGCGGCCGGCGCTGAAGCGCGGCAATGTTACGCTGGTTGGCGGTTTCGCCCGCAAGATCGTCATCGACAATGGCCGCGCCGTGGGTGTGGAGATCGAGCGCAAGGGCGTGGTCGAAACCATCAAGGCCAATCGCGAAGTCATCGTGTCCGCATCCTCATTCAATTCGCCGAAGCTGCTGATGCTGTCGGGCATCGGCCCCGCTGCGCATCTGAAGGACATGGGCATCGAGGTGAAGGCGGATCGTCCGGGTGTGGGCGCAAACCTCCAGGACCATATGGAGTTCTATTTCCAGCAGGTCTCCACCAAACCGGTCTCGTTATATTCCTGGCTGCCATGGTTCTGGCAGGGCGTGGCCGGCGCGCAATGGCTGCTGTCGAAAGGCGGGCTTGGCGCTTCCAACCAGTTCGAGGCCTGCGCCTTCCTGCGCTCCGCACCGGGCCTGAAGCAGCCTGATATCCAGTATCATTTCCTGCCCGTCGCCATTTCCTATGACGGCAAGGCGGCGGCGAAAAGCCATGGTTTTCAGGTGCATGTCGGCTACAACCTGTCGAAATCACGCGGCAACGTCACGCTGCGCTCAGCCGATCCGAAGGATGATCCGGTCATTCGTTTCAACTATATGAGCCACCCGGAAGACTGGGAAAAATTCCGCCATTGCGTGCGTCTGACCCGCGAAATCTTCAGCCAGAAAGCTTTCGACGATTTTCGCGGACCGGAAATCCAGCCGGGTGAAAAAGTGGCGAGCGACGATGAGATCGACGCCTTTTTGCGGGAGCATCTGGAAAGCGCCTATCACCCCTGCGGCACCTGCCGGATGGGCGACAGGGACGATCCGATGGCTGTCGTCGATCCCGAATGCCGGGTCATCGGCGTGGAGGGCCTGCGTGTCGCCGACAGTTCGATCTTCCCGCATGTGACCTATGGCAACCTCAACGGCCCGTCGATCATGACCGGCGAAAAGGCCGCCGATCATATTCTCGGCAAAACCCCGTTGCCGCGTTCCAATCAGGAACCGTGGGCGAACCCGCGCGCGGCCGTCAGCGACCGGTGA
- a CDS encoding type II toxin-antitoxin system RelE/ParE family toxin — translation MTYELRYTEEALGDFDRIYDFLIAYDIDVAEKAIRAIRAGLEILSDFPFSCRKASAENSLMRELLVPFGSSGYVVLFRIDSPETVTIAAVRHQREDDYH, via the coding sequence ATGACGTATGAGCTTCGCTATACTGAAGAAGCGCTGGGTGATTTTGACCGAATTTACGACTTTCTGATTGCCTATGATATCGATGTGGCGGAGAAAGCGATCCGCGCCATCAGGGCAGGATTAGAGATCCTTAGCGACTTTCCCTTCAGTTGCCGCAAGGCATCTGCGGAAAACAGCCTGATGCGCGAACTCCTCGTTCCTTTCGGCTCCTCCGGATATGTCGTGCTGTTCCGCATCGACAGCCCGGAAACCGTCACCATCGCCGCCGTCCGCCACCAGCGCGAGGATGATTACCATTGA
- a CDS encoding glutathione S-transferase family protein, whose amino-acid sequence MFTLFFSPGSCSRASHIVLEESGLPYTAHRVNFAEGEQRSETFLKINPKGRVPALATASGVLTETPAILAFIAQMAPEKKLAPLDDPFEFAVMQSFNAFISSTVHVAHAHGRRGSRWASDDSSLADMKAKVPQTMGECFELIEHGLLHGPWVLGTAYSVADPYLFVMSGWLESDGVDIARFPKVHDHFRRMNDRPAVQRALASERGQ is encoded by the coding sequence ATGTTTACCCTGTTTTTCTCCCCCGGTTCCTGCTCCCGCGCCAGCCATATCGTGCTTGAGGAATCCGGCCTGCCTTACACGGCCCACCGCGTCAATTTCGCCGAGGGCGAACAGCGCTCCGAGACATTTTTGAAGATCAATCCGAAAGGCCGCGTGCCGGCGCTCGCCACCGCAAGCGGCGTGCTGACCGAGACGCCCGCCATTCTCGCCTTCATTGCCCAGATGGCGCCGGAGAAGAAGCTCGCACCGCTTGACGATCCCTTCGAATTCGCCGTCATGCAGTCCTTCAACGCCTTCATTTCCTCCACCGTGCATGTCGCCCACGCCCATGGCCGGCGTGGCAGCCGCTGGGCGAGCGACGATAGTTCGCTGGCGGATATGAAGGCGAAGGTGCCGCAGACCATGGGCGAGTGCTTCGAACTGATCGAGCACGGCCTCTTGCATGGCCCCTGGGTTCTGGGCACGGCCTATTCGGTGGCCGATCCCTATCTCTTCGTCATGTCCGGCTGGCTGGAAAGCGACGGTGTGGATATTGCCCGTTTCCCGAAAGTCCACGACCACTTCCGCCGCATGAACGACCGCCCGGCGGTGCAGCGGGCGCTGGCGAGCGAGAGGGGTCAATAG
- a CDS encoding YlcI/YnfO family protein, with protein MKTATLPSLRVTADFREAAESVLKDGETLSSFVEDSVRRQVEIRKSQAEFIARGLASLEEAERTGIYYTTDDVLSMMQRKLDAAKAAKRK; from the coding sequence ATGAAAACGGCAACATTGCCTTCGCTGCGGGTAACGGCGGATTTTCGCGAGGCGGCGGAAAGCGTGCTGAAGGACGGCGAGACGCTCTCCTCCTTCGTTGAAGATTCCGTGCGCAGGCAGGTGGAGATCCGCAAATCACAGGCGGAGTTTATCGCACGCGGTTTGGCATCTCTCGAAGAGGCGGAGCGTACTGGGATTTATTATACCACAGACGATGTTCTCTCGATGATGCAAAGAAAACTTGATGCTGCGAAAGCCGCGAAGCGGAAATGA
- a CDS encoding MarR family winged helix-turn-helix transcriptional regulator: protein MASEENWNEDLPEDIKRIGNTMTRMRIMIGRRIIGRMALAKLAPGLELSHIDVLDILRRAEGDVTVGAIAEGMRIDPSRGSRVVADMVGRGLLKRGVSQEDGRRSIVEITPLGTSLLQEMRRTKMSVIEDVMDGWPADDVETFARLFERFIDRFEYRLSPDTDFLTDQKKS from the coding sequence GTGGCGAGTGAGGAAAACTGGAACGAAGATCTGCCCGAGGACATCAAGCGGATCGGCAATACGATGACGCGCATGCGCATCATGATCGGTCGCCGCATCATCGGCCGCATGGCGCTTGCCAAGCTCGCTCCGGGTCTCGAACTCTCGCACATCGACGTTCTGGATATTCTGCGGCGCGCCGAAGGTGATGTCACCGTGGGTGCGATTGCCGAGGGCATGCGCATTGATCCCTCACGCGGTAGCCGCGTGGTGGCGGACATGGTGGGGCGCGGCCTGCTGAAACGTGGCGTTTCGCAGGAAGACGGCCGCCGCAGCATCGTCGAGATCACGCCGCTCGGCACCAGCCTGCTGCAGGAAATGCGCCGCACCAAGATGAGCGTCATCGAAGATGTGATGGATGGATGGCCGGCCGACGATGTGGAGACTTTCGCCCGCCTGTTCGAGCGGTTCATCGACCGTTTCGAATACCGGCTATCGCCGGATACGGACTTCCTGACGGATCAGAAAAAATCATAG
- a CDS encoding DUF3750 domain-containing protein produces MKFAKRLLLAIAIIYLLPALASAGLWAMREHPQGWRDARWSSSGTLPQAGADKQAAVYVFSAMTGGFKGSVASHAWIVLKKPGATAYDRYDKVGWGTPIRRNGYAADAYWYSNTPRQVVAIHGAEAEKLIPRIEQAIADYPYAKPGGYRIYPGPNSNTFVAHVLRSVPELGVVLPPDAVGRDYLPNGAFYHIADDWKDASVSLGGLFGVSAGARSGFEINFLGLVAGVDFSRPGVKIPGLGYFGVAGPEA; encoded by the coding sequence GTGAAATTTGCAAAACGTCTGCTGCTGGCGATTGCCATTATCTATCTGCTTCCCGCTCTGGCATCCGCCGGCTTGTGGGCCATGCGGGAACATCCGCAGGGCTGGCGCGATGCCCGCTGGTCCTCCTCCGGCACCCTTCCGCAAGCCGGAGCCGACAAGCAGGCTGCGGTTTACGTGTTTTCCGCCATGACCGGCGGCTTCAAGGGTTCCGTCGCCAGCCATGCCTGGATCGTGCTGAAAAAGCCGGGTGCGACGGCGTATGATCGTTATGACAAGGTGGGTTGGGGAACGCCCATCCGCCGCAATGGCTATGCGGCCGATGCCTATTGGTATTCCAACACGCCGCGCCAGGTGGTGGCCATTCATGGTGCTGAGGCGGAAAAGCTGATCCCCAGGATCGAACAGGCGATTGCCGATTACCCCTATGCCAAGCCGGGCGGCTACCGCATCTATCCCGGCCCCAACTCCAACACCTTCGTCGCCCATGTGCTGCGCAGCGTGCCGGAACTCGGCGTCGTTCTGCCGCCCGATGCGGTGGGGCGCGACTACCTGCCGAACGGCGCGTTCTATCACATTGCCGACGACTGGAAGGATGCGAGCGTGTCGCTCGGTGGCTTGTTTGGCGTTTCGGCGGGTGCGCGCAGCGGTTTCGAGATCAATTTTCTGGGTCTGGTCGCCGGGGTCGATTTCAGCAGGCCGGGGGTGAAGATACCGGGGTTGGGTTACTTTGGGGTGGCGGGGCCGGAGGCCTGA